A genomic window from Phoenix dactylifera cultivar Barhee BC4 chromosome 7, palm_55x_up_171113_PBpolish2nd_filt_p, whole genome shotgun sequence includes:
- the LOC103702451 gene encoding O-fucosyltransferase 13 isoform X1 — protein MFSSFWKSPIRSLSRGLLLLLLLLLAAVLLSPSNPFSTSISFKFFSWEKSEIWSARRVVDWRPCDWWKAGALAALLARSNGFIRVDCYGGLNQMRRDLCDGIGIARLLNATLVLPKFEVAAYWNESSGFADVFDVDYFIQQTRSYIEVIRELPKEIASREPFKVDCSKRKGNFDYVEAVLPALLEHHYISITPAMSQRRDRYPLYARAALCQGCYNALRLNKALEAKATELLEAIPKPFLSLHLRFEPDMVAYSQCEYPGLSSTSLKAIEAVRGDRKPWTGGAARVWRNRGKCPLTPKETAFILQALHIPTNTTIYLAAGDGMMEIEGFTSVYTNVYTKSSLLSSKDFVQMHGNTKAALDYYVSINSDAYIATYFGNMDKMVSAMRALKGLFKTLALSRRDYANYTAHGLRGEELATAMWKAHREDFVMGMGTALPDCFCELRL, from the exons ATGTTCTCCAGCTTCTGGAAGAGTCCCATTAGATCCCTCTCtcgcggcctcctcctcctcctcctcctcctcctcgcggCGGTCCTTTTATCCCCCTCCAACCCCTTCTCCACTTCCATCTCCTTCAA GTTCTTTTCGTGGGAGAAATCGGAAATCTGGAGCGCCCGCAGGGTCGTTGACTGGAGGCCTTGCGACTGGTGGAAAGCCGGAGCTTTAGCTG CTCTGCTGGCGAGGAGCAACGGCTTCATCAGGGTGGATTGCTATGGCGGCCTCAACCAGATGAGACGCGAT TTATGTGATGGCATCGGGATAGCTCGGCTTTTGAATGCCACTCTAGTTTTGCCGAAATTTGAGGTCGCTGCTTATTGGAATGAATCAAG TGGCTTTGCAGATGTGTTTGATGTAGACTACTTTATTCAGCAAACAAGAAGTTACATAGAAGTCATTAGAGAGTTGCCGAAGGAAATTGCATCAAGAGAGCCATTTAAAGTTGACTGCAGCAAACGGAAAGGAAATTTTGACTATGTTGAAGCAGTCCTTCCTGCTCTGTTGGAACATCACTACATATCTATCACGCCAGCTATGAGCCAAAGAAGAGATAG ATATCCATTGTATGCTAGAGCTGCCCTTTGTCAAGGTTGTTACAATGCACTGCGCCTCAACAAGGCCTTGGAAGCTAAAGCTACTGAGCTTCTTGAAGCCATACCCAAACCCTTCCTATCCCTTCACCTAAGATTCGAACCAGACATGGTAGCCTATAGTCAGTGTGAATATCCTGGGCTTTCTTCCACATCTTTGAAAGCCATTGAAGCTGTTCGTGGGGATAGAAAACCATGGACCGGTGGAGCTGCTCGTGTGTGGAGGAACCGTGGGAAGTGCCCCCTAACACCAAAAGAGACTGCATTTATTCTCCAAGCTCTGCATATCCCAACAAACACTACCATCTATCTGGCAGCTGGGGATGGCATGATGGAAATTGAAGGCTTTACATCTGTTTATACTAATGTCTATACTAAATCTTCCCTTCTAAGCAGTAAAGATTTTGTTCAGATGCATGGCAACACAAAAGCTGCCCTGGATTACTATGTTTCAATAAACAGTGATGCTTACATTGCTACTTACTTTGGGAACATGGATAAGATGGTGTCAGCAATGAGAGCACTGAAGGGGCTCTTTAAAACTCTGGCTTTGAGCAGGAGGGATTATGCAAACTATACTGCACACGGGCTAAGGGGTGAAGAGTTGGCTACAGCTATGTGGAAGGCTCATAGAGAGGATTTTGTGATGGGTATGGGAACTGCTTTACCTGATTGTTTCTGTGAGCTTAGATtgtga
- the LOC103702451 gene encoding O-fucosyltransferase 13 isoform X2, with product MRRDLCDGIGIARLLNATLVLPKFEVAAYWNESSGFADVFDVDYFIQQTRSYIEVIRELPKEIASREPFKVDCSKRKGNFDYVEAVLPALLEHHYISITPAMSQRRDRYPLYARAALCQGCYNALRLNKALEAKATELLEAIPKPFLSLHLRFEPDMVAYSQCEYPGLSSTSLKAIEAVRGDRKPWTGGAARVWRNRGKCPLTPKETAFILQALHIPTNTTIYLAAGDGMMEIEGFTSVYTNVYTKSSLLSSKDFVQMHGNTKAALDYYVSINSDAYIATYFGNMDKMVSAMRALKGLFKTLALSRRDYANYTAHGLRGEELATAMWKAHREDFVMGMGTALPDCFCELRL from the exons ATGAGACGCGAT TTATGTGATGGCATCGGGATAGCTCGGCTTTTGAATGCCACTCTAGTTTTGCCGAAATTTGAGGTCGCTGCTTATTGGAATGAATCAAG TGGCTTTGCAGATGTGTTTGATGTAGACTACTTTATTCAGCAAACAAGAAGTTACATAGAAGTCATTAGAGAGTTGCCGAAGGAAATTGCATCAAGAGAGCCATTTAAAGTTGACTGCAGCAAACGGAAAGGAAATTTTGACTATGTTGAAGCAGTCCTTCCTGCTCTGTTGGAACATCACTACATATCTATCACGCCAGCTATGAGCCAAAGAAGAGATAG ATATCCATTGTATGCTAGAGCTGCCCTTTGTCAAGGTTGTTACAATGCACTGCGCCTCAACAAGGCCTTGGAAGCTAAAGCTACTGAGCTTCTTGAAGCCATACCCAAACCCTTCCTATCCCTTCACCTAAGATTCGAACCAGACATGGTAGCCTATAGTCAGTGTGAATATCCTGGGCTTTCTTCCACATCTTTGAAAGCCATTGAAGCTGTTCGTGGGGATAGAAAACCATGGACCGGTGGAGCTGCTCGTGTGTGGAGGAACCGTGGGAAGTGCCCCCTAACACCAAAAGAGACTGCATTTATTCTCCAAGCTCTGCATATCCCAACAAACACTACCATCTATCTGGCAGCTGGGGATGGCATGATGGAAATTGAAGGCTTTACATCTGTTTATACTAATGTCTATACTAAATCTTCCCTTCTAAGCAGTAAAGATTTTGTTCAGATGCATGGCAACACAAAAGCTGCCCTGGATTACTATGTTTCAATAAACAGTGATGCTTACATTGCTACTTACTTTGGGAACATGGATAAGATGGTGTCAGCAATGAGAGCACTGAAGGGGCTCTTTAAAACTCTGGCTTTGAGCAGGAGGGATTATGCAAACTATACTGCACACGGGCTAAGGGGTGAAGAGTTGGCTACAGCTATGTGGAAGGCTCATAGAGAGGATTTTGTGATGGGTATGGGAACTGCTTTACCTGATTGTTTCTGTGAGCTTAGATtgtga